Proteins encoded within one genomic window of Psilocybe cubensis strain MGC-MH-2018 chromosome 2, whole genome shotgun sequence:
- a CDS encoding ADP-ribosylation factor 4 — protein sequence MSFIIRRLMDVFYPSKTAIPVKVLGLDFAGKSTLLYGMKGVVDTTIPTIGFSVETTEVAITNGQRFRLSAWDVGGRCSIGYSHPLFRHYLIDDGTKGIIWVVDAADSERLVESIEALSEILREFGDVEQKLPVVILANKADKPNGMTLDYVRVAFSKVTSGYTVSMFKTVMNNDNFAMTGLSEALDWLRLAIEKQFGEETNIPTTSDGQLPDPGPLSMTLATKVDSWLKRAEADSPPDVFLEQFNTFALPEWDHYTHIRIAYVILTKHGRKEGKDLVFKGLEKYISVSPQTKKKSFHLTMTYFWIQIVHFGIRSMTPNLAYEPYYVPFSADPGVPATPDEFPRFLLTNPHVADGNLWSEYYSTDVMMSPNARKEMVLPDKKPLPNLITLDTNHKALKRNR from the exons ATGTCGTTTATCATTCGTCGATTAATGGATGTGTTCTATCCCAGCAAGACAGCAATACCAGTAAAAGTGTTAGGACTGGATTTTGCAGGCAAATCGACACTACTTTACGGCATGAAAGGGGTCGTCGATACTACTATCCCCACTATCGGATTTTCCGTGGAAACTACTGAAGTTGCAATCACCAATGGGCAGCGGTTTCGGTTAAGCGCCTGGGATGTCGGTGGCCGATGTTCAATCGGGTATAGTCACCCTCTTTTCCGCCACTATCTAATAGACGACGGCACCAAGGGTATAATCTGGGTCGTCGATGCAGCGGACTCGGAGAGGCTAGTCGAAAGCATAGAAGCGTTGAGTGAGATACTGCGCGAGTTTGGAGACGTTGAGCAAAAGCTGCCTGTAGTGAT CCTCGCCAATAAGGCAGACAAACCAAATGGGATGACCCTTGATTATGTTCGCGTCGCTTTTTCCAAAGTAACATCTGGCTATACGGTGTCCATGTTTAAGACCGTTATGAACAACGACAACTTTGCCATGACGGGACTTTCTGAGGCGCTGGACTGGCTGAGACTGGCAATTGAAAAACAATTTGGGGAAGAAACAAACATACCGACAACCTCGGATGGACAGCTTCCCGATCCAGGCCCTTTGTCGATGACTTTGGCTACCAAAGTAGACTCTTGGTTGAAGCGAGCCGAGGCAGATTCACCACCAGACGTATTCTTGGAGCAATTCAACACGTTTGCGCTCCCAGAATGGGACCACTACACTCATATCCGCATCGCCTATGTCATTCTAACAAAACATGGTCGTAAAGAGG GAAAGGACCTTGTATTCAAAGGACTAGAAAAGTATATCTCTGTCAGCCCacagacaaagaaaaagtcATTTCAtttgacaatgacatacTTTTGGATCCAGATCGTCCACTTTGGTATCCGAAGCATGACACCAAACCTCGCATATGAGCCGTATTATGTCCCATTTTCCGCAGACCCTGGCGTTCCTGCTACTCCGGACGAGTTCCCTCGTTTCCTCCTCACCAATCCGCATGTGGCCGATGGAAATTTGTGGTCAGAGTACTATAGCACAGATGTGATGATGAGTCCAAATGCTAGGAAGGAGATGGTTCTGCCGGACAAAAAACCGCTACCAAACCTGATCACTCTCGACACCAATCACAAAGCACTAAAGAGGAATCGGTGA